A part of Agromyces protaetiae genomic DNA contains:
- a CDS encoding alpha/beta fold hydrolase translates to MDADDREETQRVFLAPDGTEIAYREFLARAVVRDDDHDRAPRPPLVILHGLAGSSREFVPTARALAPHRVVLVDQRGHGRSTRVPTDVSREAFVADVIGVIEHVVGGPVVLVGQSMGGHTALLVAAARPDLVRALLLLEAGVGGDGDEGRRAELRAFFASWPVPFSDRAAATAFLGDGPLERAWVDDLEASHDGLRPRFDADVMVDVIAAVDERPRWETLPRLTMPHLLVFGERGMFEAAQQFDLLQRAPDVRSVGLLGAGHDAHLDTPDVWFDVLRGFVTSVEPQSD, encoded by the coding sequence ATGGATGCCGACGACCGCGAAGAGACGCAAAGGGTCTTCCTTGCGCCAGACGGCACCGAGATCGCCTACCGAGAGTTCCTCGCCCGTGCCGTCGTCCGCGACGACGACCATGACCGCGCCCCTCGGCCGCCGCTCGTGATCCTCCACGGACTCGCCGGGAGCTCCCGCGAGTTCGTTCCAACGGCACGCGCACTCGCACCGCATCGGGTCGTGCTCGTCGATCAGCGCGGGCACGGACGCAGCACAAGAGTGCCGACGGATGTCTCTCGGGAGGCCTTCGTAGCCGACGTCATCGGGGTGATCGAGCACGTCGTCGGCGGGCCGGTCGTGCTCGTCGGCCAGTCGATGGGCGGGCACACCGCGTTGCTCGTCGCCGCTGCGCGACCAGACCTCGTTCGCGCACTCTTGCTGCTGGAAGCCGGTGTCGGCGGCGACGGCGACGAGGGGCGACGAGCCGAACTGCGCGCGTTCTTCGCCTCGTGGCCCGTGCCGTTCTCGGATCGGGCCGCCGCAACGGCGTTCTTGGGAGATGGCCCCCTCGAACGTGCGTGGGTCGACGACCTCGAAGCGTCCCACGATGGTCTCCGGCCGCGGTTCGACGCCGATGTCATGGTCGACGTGATCGCCGCGGTCGACGAACGCCCGCGCTGGGAGACGCTGCCTCGGCTCACGATGCCGCACCTCCTCGTGTTCGGCGAGCGGGGCATGTTCGAGGCCGCGCAGCAGTTCGATCTGCTCCAGCGCGCGCCGGACGTGCGATCGGTTGGACTCCTCGGCGCCGGGCACGATGCGCATCTCGACACGCCGGATGTGTGGTTCGACGTGCTGCGTGGGTTCGTCACGTCGGTCGAGCCTCAGAGCGACTGA
- a CDS encoding Lrp/AsnC family transcriptional regulator, whose product MPQLPDLDRVDRALLSALSSNARASGAALAQEIGVAESTVSLRLRRLQSLGTIRGYRVDVDLASVGVSLQALIAVRLVKHDRSEIDAFRQSVPHLPGVLGVFHMAGADDYLLHVAARDAVELREFVLAHLTGHPAVAHTETNLIFEHAAGDGWQQLID is encoded by the coding sequence ATGCCGCAGCTTCCTGATCTCGACCGCGTCGATCGCGCCCTGCTGTCGGCCCTTTCGAGCAACGCCCGAGCCTCGGGTGCCGCACTCGCGCAGGAGATCGGCGTCGCCGAGTCCACCGTGTCGCTTCGCCTGCGTCGCCTGCAAAGCCTCGGCACCATCCGCGGCTACCGCGTCGACGTCGACCTCGCATCGGTCGGCGTCTCCCTGCAGGCGCTCATCGCCGTCCGACTCGTCAAGCACGACCGCTCCGAGATCGACGCGTTCCGCCAGAGCGTCCCGCACCTGCCCGGCGTCCTCGGCGTCTTCCACATGGCCGGTGCCGACGACTACCTCCTCCACGTCGCCGCCCGCGACGCCGTCGAACTCCGCGAGTTCGTGCTCGCCCACCTCACCGGCCACCCCGCGGTCGCCCACACCGAGACCAATCTGATCTTCGAGCACGCAGCCGGGGACGGCTGGCAGCAACTCATCGACTGA
- a CDS encoding DUF3097 domain-containing protein has product MPAPFDDLGPDRYGSDVLAGDWKARGRKVIPEVEASRELVVELAADGYCGAIVGIEHGHVVLEDRFGKRRLFPLGHGFLLDGEAVRLVAPKAKAPAGRLRTASGSFAADAGPAKVALPSRIFVEGRHDAELVEKIWGADLRVEGVVVEYLEGVDVLPEMLDEFRPGRGRRAGVLVDHLVPGSKEQRIADAVARGPHGANVLVVGHPFIDIWQAVKPARLGRDAWPVIPRGESWKHGVCRAFGWPHAEQADIARAWQHILGRVRGFGDLEPALLGRVEELIDFVTEPPH; this is encoded by the coding sequence GTGCCCGCACCATTCGACGATCTCGGACCCGACCGCTATGGCAGCGACGTGCTCGCCGGCGACTGGAAGGCGCGCGGGCGCAAGGTGATCCCCGAGGTCGAAGCCTCACGTGAACTCGTCGTCGAACTCGCGGCCGACGGATACTGCGGCGCGATCGTCGGGATCGAGCACGGCCACGTCGTGCTCGAAGACCGGTTCGGCAAGCGGCGGCTGTTCCCGCTCGGCCACGGCTTCCTCCTCGACGGCGAGGCGGTGCGGCTGGTCGCGCCGAAGGCGAAGGCGCCCGCGGGTCGGCTGCGCACGGCATCCGGGTCGTTCGCGGCCGATGCCGGCCCCGCGAAGGTCGCGCTGCCGAGTCGCATCTTCGTCGAGGGCCGCCACGACGCCGAACTCGTCGAGAAGATCTGGGGCGCCGATCTCCGCGTCGAGGGCGTCGTGGTCGAGTACCTCGAGGGCGTCGACGTGCTCCCCGAGATGCTCGACGAGTTCCGGCCGGGTCGCGGACGGCGTGCGGGCGTGCTCGTCGACCACCTCGTCCCGGGCTCCAAGGAGCAGCGCATCGCCGACGCGGTCGCGCGCGGCCCGCACGGGGCGAACGTGCTCGTCGTGGGACATCCGTTCATCGACATCTGGCAGGCCGTGAAGCCGGCACGCCTCGGGCGCGACGCCTGGCCCGTGATCCCCCGCGGCGAGTCCTGGAAGCACGGCGTGTGCCGGGCGTTCGGGTGGCCGCATGCCGAGCAGGCCGACATCGCGCGCGCGTGGCAGCACATCCTCGGCCGCGTGCGCGGCTTCGGCGACCTCGAACCGGCTCTCCTCGGACGTGTCGAAGAACTCATCGACTTCGTGACGGAACCTCCGCACTGA
- a CDS encoding APC family permease, with protein sequence MADTTLVEGAAPGAAAPDGAPDPALNPRRLRGSLGVASIVFIVVAAASPLGVIGGPVPLGIAFGNGAGFPFTFIVVTAVLLLFAVGFTNATPLVKSAGAFYAYVDKGLGRSAGLGAAFAALLSYVALEAGVFGLFGPGAAQLFEGYGITGVPWWVYAAVAFVVVSALGYFKIELSGRVLAVLLIAEVAIVLALDAVVIFSGGGPEGFSTGIFNPAAMVSGAPGFAILFAILSFIGFEATAVFRDEARDPERTIPRATYIALIVIGLFYTLSSWVLITANGESTIVENAAANSGTILTTTTEQYLGAVGGHIIGVLFVTSLFACILSFHNIVSRYIFTLAGRGVLPHALGDAHVKHGSPSRASLTASVTVAVLIVVAVLLGLDPIAQFYTWLGGISSVGIVLLLVLTSVAVIAIFRRTPSRLGAWKTLVAPALGLVGLVAFAVLVFVNLPVLVSEPAYGPFSWGIIALFVLAFALGPIVARKRAEIVLD encoded by the coding sequence ATGGCCGACACCACACTCGTCGAGGGCGCCGCCCCCGGCGCTGCCGCGCCCGACGGGGCGCCCGACCCCGCGCTGAACCCGCGCCGTCTGCGCGGCTCGCTCGGCGTCGCGAGCATCGTCTTCATCGTCGTCGCCGCGGCCTCGCCGCTCGGCGTCATCGGCGGCCCCGTGCCGCTCGGCATCGCGTTCGGCAACGGGGCGGGCTTCCCGTTCACGTTCATCGTCGTGACCGCGGTGCTGCTGCTCTTCGCCGTCGGGTTCACGAACGCGACGCCGCTCGTGAAGTCGGCCGGTGCGTTCTACGCCTACGTCGACAAGGGGCTCGGGCGCAGTGCCGGCCTCGGCGCCGCATTCGCCGCCCTGCTGTCGTACGTCGCCCTCGAGGCCGGCGTCTTCGGTCTCTTCGGCCCGGGAGCGGCCCAGCTCTTCGAGGGCTACGGCATCACAGGCGTGCCCTGGTGGGTGTACGCGGCGGTCGCGTTCGTCGTCGTGAGCGCGCTCGGCTACTTCAAGATCGAACTCTCGGGCCGCGTGCTCGCCGTGCTCCTCATCGCCGAGGTCGCGATCGTGCTCGCCCTCGACGCCGTCGTCATCTTCTCGGGCGGCGGCCCCGAAGGCTTCTCGACAGGCATCTTCAACCCGGCTGCGATGGTCTCAGGAGCTCCCGGCTTCGCGATCCTCTTCGCGATCCTGAGCTTCATCGGTTTCGAGGCGACCGCGGTGTTCCGCGACGAGGCACGCGACCCCGAGCGCACCATCCCGCGGGCGACCTACATCGCGCTCATCGTGATCGGCCTGTTCTACACGCTCTCGAGCTGGGTGCTCATCACGGCGAACGGCGAGAGCACGATCGTCGAGAACGCAGCCGCGAACTCGGGCACCATCTTGACGACCACGACCGAGCAGTACCTCGGCGCCGTCGGCGGGCACATCATCGGCGTGCTCTTCGTGACGAGCCTCTTCGCGTGCATCCTCTCGTTCCACAACATCGTGTCGCGGTACATCTTCACCCTCGCTGGCCGCGGCGTGCTGCCGCACGCCCTGGGCGACGCACACGTCAAGCACGGTTCGCCCTCGCGTGCCTCGCTCACGGCGTCGGTCACGGTCGCCGTGCTGATCGTCGTCGCGGTGCTCCTCGGCCTCGACCCGATCGCGCAGTTCTACACGTGGCTCGGCGGCATCTCGTCGGTCGGCATCGTGCTGCTGCTCGTGCTCACGAGCGTCGCGGTCATCGCGATCTTCCGTCGCACCCCCAGCCGACTCGGTGCCTGGAAGACGCTCGTGGCGCCCGCGCTCGGCCTCGTCGGGCTCGTCGCGTTCGCGGTGCTCGTGTTCGTGAACCTCCCCGTTCTGGTTTCCGAGCCGGCGTACGGCCCGTTCTCGTGGGGCATCATCGCGCTCTTCGTGCTCGCGTTCGCGCTCGGGCCGATCGTCGCACGCAAGCGGGCGGAAATCGTCCTCGACTGA
- a CDS encoding acyl-CoA dehydrogenase family protein, which translates to MSALIEKYRSVFARIGEGAVQRELDRTLPFVEIDELKRSGFTGVRVPVEFGGDGATLPELFELLVELASYDPHVPQALRGHIAFVEDRLNAPASAERDEWLRRFAAGELVGNAVTEIGNVALGDTATRLSDASDGFTISGRKYYTTGSIFAEWIDTSALAPDGTEVAALVATGHDGVAVSDDWTGFGQRLTGSGTTVFDAAPVRADHVYPFARRFDYQTSLYQLVLVAVQAGIARAAARDAVDQVANRARTFSHGNADRTRDDPQILEIVGRIEADAFAAEAIVLHAASALEAAYAVRAADSVAKAAAKREAELASARAQLTVSPLVLDAATRLFDALGASATSTSLALDRHWRNARTVASHNPAAFKARIIGDAAVNDAEPPYEWAIGVPKAKSA; encoded by the coding sequence ATGAGCGCGCTCATCGAGAAGTACCGCTCCGTCTTCGCCCGCATCGGCGAAGGCGCCGTCCAGCGCGAACTCGACCGTACCCTGCCGTTCGTCGAGATCGACGAGCTCAAGCGCTCGGGATTCACGGGCGTGCGCGTACCCGTCGAGTTCGGCGGCGACGGCGCGACCCTGCCCGAGCTGTTCGAGCTGCTCGTCGAGCTCGCCTCATACGACCCGCACGTGCCGCAAGCGCTCCGCGGACACATCGCGTTCGTCGAAGACCGCCTGAACGCGCCCGCGAGCGCGGAGCGCGACGAGTGGCTGCGCCGCTTCGCCGCGGGCGAACTCGTCGGCAACGCCGTCACCGAGATCGGCAACGTCGCGCTCGGCGATACGGCGACGAGACTTTCGGATGCCTCGGACGGCTTCACGATCTCGGGCCGCAAGTACTACACGACGGGGTCGATCTTCGCCGAATGGATCGATACGTCGGCGCTCGCGCCAGACGGCACCGAGGTCGCCGCCCTCGTCGCGACCGGCCACGACGGCGTCGCGGTGAGCGACGACTGGACCGGGTTCGGGCAGCGGCTGACGGGGAGCGGCACGACCGTGTTCGACGCTGCACCCGTTCGTGCCGATCACGTGTACCCGTTCGCCCGGCGGTTCGACTACCAGACTTCGCTCTACCAACTCGTCCTCGTCGCCGTGCAGGCGGGGATCGCCCGCGCTGCCGCGCGCGACGCCGTCGACCAGGTCGCGAACCGCGCCCGCACGTTCAGCCACGGCAACGCCGACCGCACGCGCGACGACCCGCAGATCCTCGAGATCGTCGGGCGCATCGAGGCCGATGCCTTCGCCGCCGAGGCGATCGTGCTGCACGCGGCGTCCGCGCTCGAGGCCGCCTACGCGGTGCGCGCCGCCGACTCCGTCGCGAAGGCGGCGGCCAAACGCGAGGCCGAACTCGCCTCAGCACGGGCTCAGCTCACCGTGAGTCCGCTCGTGCTCGACGCCGCCACCCGGCTCTTCGACGCCCTCGGCGCGAGCGCGACGAGCACCTCGCTCGCCCTCGACCGCCACTGGCGGAACGCCCGCACGGTCGCAAGCCACAACCCCGCCGCGTTCAAGGCCCGCATCATCGGCGACGCCGCGGTCAACGACGCCGAACCGCCCTACGAGTGGGCGATCGGCGTGCCGAAAGCCAAGAGCGCCTGA